A window of the Streptomyces griseochromogenes genome harbors these coding sequences:
- a CDS encoding GNAT family N-acetyltransferase has protein sequence MTVIVRELRPDVPADTEAFARVRHLTLPYILFTADSARHVLTHSHPDAHFRSLVAVEDGEVIGTAQVALVHDSPEPGQGYVNVYVHPDRTRRGAGRLLVRAAEEHLTALGATKLFSWVLDEPGNRAFAERYGYRSGRPAHFLRLDLAGGTLPPLPEVPRGVELRTAADFADDPRPLFELDAATVLDEPGDIAIEFTDYDAWLEQNWKHPLLDHELTTAAVVDGRPVAFTVAYTDGAGRYSTAMTGTVRAHRGRGLAKLAKTHSLYRARAAGITEAFTGNDAGNEPMIAINKWLGYEICATEVHHVRVLG, from the coding sequence ATGACCGTGATCGTGCGCGAGCTGCGTCCCGACGTCCCGGCCGACACCGAGGCCTTCGCCCGGGTCCGCCATCTCACCCTTCCGTACATCCTGTTCACCGCCGACTCGGCCCGCCACGTGCTCACGCACAGCCATCCCGACGCCCACTTCCGCTCCCTCGTCGCGGTGGAGGACGGCGAGGTGATCGGCACGGCCCAGGTCGCCCTGGTGCACGACAGCCCGGAGCCGGGCCAGGGGTACGTCAACGTGTACGTGCACCCGGACCGGACCCGGCGCGGCGCCGGCCGGCTCCTCGTGCGAGCCGCCGAGGAGCATCTCACCGCCCTCGGCGCGACCAAGCTGTTCAGCTGGGTCCTGGACGAGCCGGGCAACCGCGCCTTCGCCGAGCGGTACGGCTACCGGAGCGGCCGTCCGGCCCACTTCCTCCGCCTCGACCTGGCGGGCGGCACCCTCCCGCCGCTTCCGGAGGTCCCGCGGGGCGTCGAACTGCGCACGGCGGCCGACTTCGCGGACGACCCGCGCCCGCTGTTCGAGCTGGACGCGGCGACGGTGCTGGACGAACCCGGCGACATCGCCATCGAGTTCACGGACTACGACGCCTGGCTCGAGCAGAACTGGAAGCATCCGCTGCTGGACCACGAGCTGACCACGGCCGCGGTGGTGGACGGCCGTCCGGTCGCGTTCACCGTGGCCTACACGGACGGCGCCGGCCGCTACTCCACCGCGATGACCGGCACCGTCCGCGCCCACCGCGGCCGCGGCCTGGCCAAGCTCGCCAAGACCCACTCCCTGTACCGGGCCCGTGCGGCCGGCATCACCGAGGCCTTCACCGGCAATGACGCGGGCAACGAGCCGATGATCGCGATCAACAAATGGCTCGGGTACGAGATCTGCGCGACGGAGGTGCACCATGTCCGCGTACTCGGCTGA
- a CDS encoding tetratricopeptide repeat protein: MSADDAVSRRIKAAGHRSIAAGQIGNAYTGDVLPAEALHAPEKVTAAPGTSNLPPAALCLGREEELAWLRHILTDQREGAITQSGTAHGLGGIGKSTLALHYAHRYRGEYTLIWWINATSPDSIEQSLTGITRRLVPVWAATSAREAQVAWAMQWLSWHRGWLLVYDNAEDPADLERYTGSLNSGHHLVTSRRSRGWPDGAATLLLGTLDPDDAVNVLCTLAFRDATPTLRQRTDARALAADLGYLPLALKQAGSYLNRNRGITLDAYRRSLGTKLHKADDGISAERTIARIWHLTLHILASRDPLAVDVLYTAAWLAPDNVPHALLAPHGTDPDDLAEAIGTLASYSMATDTGTTLSIHRLVQTVLRTPQDLSDHRPHEGRERAEQALVRHLAPPPGQETTTEGQWDALIPHLIALAANTPPGHHSDPLIDAYECAAYRLHQQGHTTPTIPLWEVTLSHRERLLGDTHPDTLTSRHHLAYVYGAAGNLRRAIPLYEATLAQREQVLGDTHPDTLTSRHHLATTYRGQQAVWTRRSPCWRPPWLSANRCWATDTPTP, from the coding sequence ATGAGCGCAGACGATGCCGTTTCCAGGCGGATCAAGGCCGCCGGGCACCGATCGATCGCGGCCGGACAGATCGGCAACGCCTACACGGGGGACGTGCTGCCTGCCGAGGCGTTGCATGCACCGGAGAAGGTCACGGCGGCCCCAGGCACCTCAAACCTGCCCCCGGCCGCCCTCTGTCTGGGGCGTGAGGAAGAGCTGGCCTGGCTGCGCCACATCTTGACCGACCAGCGTGAGGGTGCGATCACCCAGAGTGGGACAGCGCACGGCTTGGGTGGGATCGGCAAAAGCACCCTCGCACTGCACTACGCCCACCGCTACCGCGGCGAATACACCCTGATTTGGTGGATCAACGCTACCTCTCCGGACTCCATCGAGCAGTCCCTGACAGGAATCACCCGCCGGCTGGTCCCTGTCTGGGCGGCGACGTCAGCCCGCGAGGCACAGGTAGCGTGGGCTATGCAGTGGCTGAGCTGGCATAGGGGCTGGCTGCTGGTCTACGACAACGCTGAGGATCCCGCCGATCTGGAGCGCTACACCGGATCCCTCAACAGTGGGCACCACTTGGTTACTAGCCGCCGCAGCCGAGGGTGGCCGGACGGCGCTGCCACTCTGCTGCTCGGAACCCTGGACCCCGACGACGCCGTTAACGTGCTGTGCACCCTTGCTTTCAGGGACGCCACCCCCACTCTGCGTCAGAGAACTGATGCGCGCGCTCTAGCCGCTGATCTGGGATATCTGCCGCTTGCCCTAAAGCAGGCCGGCTCCTACCTCAACCGAAACCGCGGCATCACCCTCGACGCCTACCGCCGCAGTCTGGGCACCAAGCTGCACAAAGCCGACGATGGCATCTCCGCTGAGCGGACTATCGCCCGAATCTGGCACCTGACGCTGCACATATTGGCTTCGCGTGACCCTTTGGCCGTGGATGTGCTCTACACCGCCGCGTGGCTCGCTCCCGACAACGTCCCTCATGCCCTGCTCGCCCCGCATGGCACCGACCCGGACGACCTTGCCGAGGCCATCGGCACGTTGGCCTCATACAGCATGGCCACCGACACTGGCACCACCCTGAGCATCCATCGCCTCGTCCAAACCGTTCTGCGCACCCCCCAAGACCTCAGTGATCACCGGCCCCATGAAGGGCGCGAGCGAGCTGAACAAGCCCTCGTCCGTCACCTGGCACCACCTCCCGGCCAGGAGACGACCACCGAAGGCCAATGGGATGCTCTTATTCCCCATCTGATCGCTCTCGCCGCCAATACCCCGCCTGGACACCACAGCGACCCTCTCATCGACGCATACGAGTGCGCTGCCTACCGCCTCCACCAGCAAGGCCACACCACCCCCACTATCCCGCTGTGGGAGGTAACTCTGTCCCATCGTGAACGGCTGCTGGGCGACACCCACCCCGACACCCTGACCAGCCGCCACCACCTCGCCTATGTCTACGGGGCGGCAGGGAATCTGCGGCGGGCCATCCCCCTGTACGAGGCCACCCTCGCCCAGCGCGAACAGGTGCTGGGCGACACCCACCCCGACACCCTGACCAGCCGCCACCACCTCGCCACCACCTACAGAGGTCAGCAGGCCGTCTGGACCAGGCGATCCCCCTGCTGGAGACCACCCTGGCTCAGCGCGAACAGGTGCTGGGCGACAGACACCCCGACACCCTGA
- a CDS encoding lytic polysaccharide monooxygenase auxiliary activity family 9 protein produces the protein MSVRRTAAVVVLGATPLALTALAAAPAAAHGSMGDPVSRVSQCYAEGPESPESAACKAAVAAGGTQAFYDWNGVRIGDAAGQHQKLIPDGKLCSANNEEFKGLDLARADWPATSVKSGSYTFKYRVTAAHKGTFKVYVTKSGYAPTKPLAWADLDLEHPVATATDPVASGGFYTFSGTLPERSGRQLLYAVWQRSDSPEAFYSCSDVAFGAGGGTGGGSGTGDGATAAPTASAPSDKQIEDGADKSTIEHHGHGDDDASTSAEPTATAAAGTPANGPKAAGTSGNLAETGGDSSTSYLAVGGAAALALGSAALFMSVRRRAAGGRHGR, from the coding sequence ATGTCCGTACGCCGCACGGCCGCCGTCGTCGTCCTCGGCGCGACGCCGCTCGCCCTGACCGCGCTCGCCGCCGCTCCCGCCGCCGCGCACGGCTCGATGGGCGACCCGGTCAGCAGGGTGTCGCAGTGCTACGCGGAGGGACCGGAGAGCCCCGAGTCGGCCGCGTGCAAGGCCGCGGTCGCGGCCGGCGGGACGCAGGCGTTCTACGACTGGAACGGCGTCCGGATCGGCGACGCCGCCGGACAGCACCAGAAGCTGATCCCGGACGGCAAGCTGTGCAGCGCGAACAACGAGGAGTTCAAGGGGCTCGACCTGGCCCGCGCGGACTGGCCCGCGACGAGCGTGAAGAGCGGCTCGTACACCTTCAAGTACCGCGTGACCGCTGCGCACAAGGGCACCTTCAAGGTCTACGTCACCAAGTCCGGCTACGCCCCGACGAAGCCGCTGGCCTGGGCGGACCTGGATCTGGAGCACCCGGTGGCGACGGCCACCGACCCGGTCGCCTCGGGCGGCTTCTACACGTTCTCCGGCACGCTGCCCGAGCGGTCCGGCAGGCAGCTGCTGTATGCGGTCTGGCAGCGTTCGGACAGCCCGGAGGCGTTCTACTCCTGCTCGGACGTCGCGTTCGGCGCCGGCGGCGGCACGGGAGGCGGCAGCGGCACGGGGGACGGAGCCACGGCCGCCCCGACGGCCTCCGCGCCCTCCGACAAGCAGATCGAGGACGGTGCCGACAAGTCGACCATCGAGCACCACGGCCACGGCGACGACGACGCGAGCACGTCCGCCGAACCGACGGCGACGGCGGCGGCCGGCACCCCGGCCAACGGGCCGAAGGCCGCCGGCACCTCCGGGAACCTCGCCGAGACCGGCGGTGACAGCAGCACGTCGTACCTCGCGGTCGGCGGTGCGGCGGCGCTCGCGCTCGGTTCGGCGGCGCTGTTCATGTCGGTGCGCCGACGGGCGGCGGGCGGCCGGCACGGGCGCTGA
- a CDS encoding GntR family transcriptional regulator: MSLKIHIDDSAPPYEQVRAQISEQALSGVLPVGYRLPTVRGLAESLGLAVNTVAKAYRALESDGVIETRGRNGTFVAAAGSAAERQAAAAAQEYAERVRRLGLAEEEASAAVRDALRAAYGE; the protein is encoded by the coding sequence GTGAGCCTGAAGATCCATATCGATGACAGCGCGCCGCCGTACGAGCAGGTGCGGGCACAGATTTCCGAGCAGGCGCTCTCCGGCGTGCTGCCGGTGGGGTACCGGCTGCCCACCGTGCGGGGGCTGGCCGAGTCGCTCGGGCTCGCGGTGAACACGGTGGCCAAGGCGTACCGGGCACTGGAGAGCGACGGGGTGATCGAGACGCGGGGGCGCAACGGAACGTTCGTGGCCGCCGCCGGCTCGGCGGCGGAGCGTCAGGCCGCGGCGGCCGCGCAGGAGTACGCGGAGCGGGTGCGCCGGCTGGGGCTGGCGGAGGAGGAGGCGTCGGCCGCCGTGCGGGATGCCCTGCGGGCGGCATATGGGGAGTAG
- a CDS encoding class I SAM-dependent methyltransferase, whose translation MTNEREHTVAVGTEVDWDAEAAAFDDEPDHGLRAPEVRAAWAARLRSWLPGHPADVLDLGCGTGSLSLLAAEQGHRVTGVDRSPAMVERARAKLAGHDAVVLHGDAAAPPVGERRYDVVLVRHVLWTLPDPARVLGHWRTLLRPEGLLLLVEGVWGTLSPVGIPADRLTALLAPVARHTRVERLSDDPLLWGKTVDDERYAVLATV comes from the coding sequence ATGACGAACGAACGTGAGCACACGGTCGCGGTGGGTACCGAGGTGGACTGGGACGCCGAGGCCGCCGCCTTCGACGACGAGCCGGACCACGGCCTGCGCGCCCCCGAGGTGCGGGCCGCCTGGGCGGCCAGGCTCCGCTCCTGGCTGCCCGGGCACCCCGCCGACGTCCTCGACCTCGGCTGCGGCACCGGCAGCCTGTCGCTCCTCGCGGCCGAGCAGGGACACCGGGTCACCGGAGTCGACCGGTCACCGGCCATGGTCGAGCGGGCCCGGGCCAAACTCGCCGGACACGACGCGGTGGTCCTGCACGGGGACGCCGCGGCCCCGCCGGTGGGGGAGCGGCGCTACGACGTCGTCCTCGTCCGGCATGTGCTGTGGACGCTGCCCGACCCCGCGCGGGTCCTCGGGCACTGGCGGACCCTGCTGCGGCCCGAGGGCCTGCTCCTGCTGGTCGAGGGCGTCTGGGGGACCCTGAGCCCGGTCGGCATACCCGCGGACCGGCTCACCGCCCTGCTGGCCCCGGTCGCCCGGCACACGCGCGTGGAGCGACTGTCCGACGACCCGCTGCTGTGGGGGAAGACCGTGGACGACGAGCGGTACGCGGTGCTGGCCACGGTGTGA
- a CDS encoding tetratricopeptide repeat protein: METTLAQREQVLGDRHPDTLTSRNNLATAYESAGNPERAVPLLETNLALCEQVLGDTHPHALASRNNLAHARRAAEAVQQRSTETSTTEADPQQPSRTD; the protein is encoded by the coding sequence CTGGAGACCACCCTGGCTCAGCGCGAACAGGTGCTGGGCGACAGACACCCCGACACCCTGACCAGCCGCAACAACCTCGCCACCGCTTATGAGTCGGCGGGAAACCCAGAGCGGGCGGTCCCCCTACTCGAGACCAACCTCGCCCTCTGCGAGCAGGTCTTGGGCGACACGCATCCCCATGCCCTGGCCAGCCGCAACAACCTCGCTCATGCACGCCGTGCCGCGGAGGCCGTACAGCAGAGGAGTACAGAAACCTCAACGACCGAAGCTGACCCTCAGCAGCCGTCCAGGACCGATTGA
- a CDS encoding DUF402 domain-containing protein codes for MSAYSAEPAARVEVVLVKGGRTKIRYPAELLSDDGVHVCVRAPWAGEGVRDFGFVRFEPGDVFTEHYWRDRWYAVKEVRAGDGTVKGWYCDITRPAVRSGTQLVVEDLDLDLWRSADGTDVRRLDEDEFAESGLARTDPEAASAASAALDELEALARERGFEDLSA; via the coding sequence ATGTCCGCGTACTCGGCTGAGCCCGCGGCCCGGGTCGAGGTCGTCCTGGTCAAGGGCGGCCGTACGAAGATCCGTTACCCGGCCGAGCTGCTGTCCGACGACGGCGTCCATGTCTGCGTCCGCGCCCCGTGGGCGGGTGAGGGCGTCCGCGACTTCGGCTTCGTGCGTTTCGAACCGGGCGACGTGTTCACCGAGCACTACTGGCGCGACCGCTGGTACGCGGTGAAGGAGGTCCGCGCCGGGGACGGCACCGTCAAGGGCTGGTACTGCGACATCACGCGCCCTGCCGTGCGGTCCGGCACGCAGCTGGTCGTCGAGGACCTCGACCTGGATCTGTGGCGCTCCGCCGACGGCACGGACGTACGGCGGCTGGACGAGGACGAGTTCGCCGAGAGCGGGCTGGCGCGCACGGACCCCGAGGCCGCGTCCGCGGCCTCGGCCGCCCTGGACGAGCTGGAGGCGCTGGCGCGCGAACGCGGCTTCGAGGACCTGTCGGCCTGA
- a CDS encoding FAD-binding oxidoreductase, translated as MNDFSRRRLLKTTAVAGAGAVVVPVVAAAEAPGASAVTEATVSEGYGEQCPPAKLTGRIVRPNDPGYTDARLGWDQLFSHYPLVIVFARNTQDVVNALTWARQNDVALRIRSGRHSLEGWSNVDSGLVIDISGLKSVHIDSAARVATVGSGLNQLEAVTTLAKQNFAVTTGTEGSVGLVGATLGGGFGFLTRWLGMACDSLIGAEVVVAEGDECAKVIKADLNHNADLLWALRGAGNGNFGIVTSLTYKLAPLKSVTYMQVTWDGVGDLRRIFEAYQRTAPYIDNRLGTQLEIHPNQILLFAVLAEGIPAEAKKLLAPILSIDSPKVTVQVGNWGHVYAGFQTSIAAEPAHWKFYSQFTKKPFPTKAIDVIASFMKDAPTDDSNYFVQAFGGAVRRTPRGGTAFPHRDALFYAEPGAGWGKRSDQPGVCDPLTPKAQAWIAEFSQALRPYVDGAYANVPNIGMQDWETAYWGSNFGRLRTIKADYDPRNVFQYDQSIPPASR; from the coding sequence GTGAACGACTTTTCCCGTCGCAGACTGCTCAAGACGACGGCGGTCGCAGGCGCCGGCGCGGTCGTCGTGCCGGTCGTTGCGGCGGCCGAAGCCCCCGGTGCGAGTGCCGTGACCGAGGCCACCGTCAGCGAGGGGTACGGGGAACAGTGCCCGCCGGCGAAGCTGACCGGCCGCATCGTCCGCCCCAACGACCCCGGGTACACGGACGCGCGCCTCGGCTGGGACCAGCTCTTCTCCCACTATCCGCTGGTCATCGTCTTCGCTAGGAACACCCAGGACGTGGTCAACGCCCTGACGTGGGCGCGGCAGAACGACGTCGCGCTGCGGATCCGGAGCGGCCGTCACAGCCTTGAGGGCTGGTCGAACGTCGACAGCGGCCTCGTGATCGACATCAGCGGGCTGAAGTCGGTCCACATCGATAGCGCCGCTCGCGTCGCGACGGTGGGGTCCGGGCTCAACCAGCTGGAAGCGGTGACGACGCTCGCGAAGCAGAACTTCGCGGTGACGACCGGTACCGAAGGCAGCGTGGGCCTGGTCGGCGCGACGCTCGGCGGCGGCTTCGGCTTCCTCACCCGCTGGCTCGGCATGGCCTGCGACAGCCTGATCGGCGCCGAGGTCGTCGTCGCGGAAGGCGACGAGTGTGCCAAGGTGATCAAGGCCGATCTGAACCACAACGCGGACCTGCTATGGGCGCTGCGCGGAGCGGGTAACGGCAACTTCGGAATCGTCACCTCACTGACCTACAAACTGGCCCCGCTCAAGAGCGTCACCTATATGCAGGTCACGTGGGACGGAGTCGGCGACCTGCGCAGGATCTTCGAGGCTTACCAGCGCACGGCGCCGTACATCGACAACCGCCTTGGCACCCAACTCGAAATTCACCCGAACCAGATCCTGCTGTTCGCGGTCCTCGCGGAAGGAATACCCGCGGAGGCGAAAAAGCTGCTGGCCCCGATCCTGTCGATCGACAGCCCCAAGGTGACGGTGCAGGTAGGAAACTGGGGCCACGTGTATGCGGGCTTCCAGACCTCGATCGCGGCCGAACCCGCGCACTGGAAGTTCTACTCGCAATTCACCAAGAAGCCGTTCCCGACCAAGGCGATCGACGTGATCGCCTCGTTCATGAAGGACGCACCCACGGACGACAGCAACTACTTCGTTCAGGCGTTCGGGGGTGCGGTCAGGAGGACCCCCCGCGGCGGCACGGCGTTCCCGCACCGCGATGCGCTCTTCTACGCCGAGCCCGGCGCCGGCTGGGGCAAGCGCAGTGACCAGCCGGGCGTCTGTGACCCGCTCACCCCGAAGGCCCAGGCCTGGATCGCCGAATTCAGCCAGGCGCTGCGCCCCTACGTGGACGGCGCCTACGCCAACGTGCCGAACATCGGCATGCAGGACTGGGAGACCGCCTACTGGGGATCCAACTTCGGCCGACTGCGCACGATCAAGGCAGATTACGACCCCCGCAACGTCTTCCAGTACGACCAGAGCATTCCGCCCGCGTCCCGCTGA
- a CDS encoding glycoside hydrolase family 3 N-terminal domain-containing protein, which yields MNLPSYRDRRTTTAPPPLPGRAGNARILGTAAVAAMLLAGCGTSAPEAAPHSSGPAPSAAPSSPRPSLAPDLSTAATATACTNSTKLAGWSNRRLAMLTVAVPVSETSVSDVTSEVSAGAGGVLLFGGKAPSDLGSRLTTLKTHVPGHLGLLVMTDEEGGGIQRMANLVGSLPWAAYMGTHWTPAQIQQNVTKVATRMAAAQVNMDLAPVVDVDGRNVPPSKTNPDGWRSFSGSTSVVSKAGVAYMNGLRAGGVTAVVKHFPGLGGSSYNSDFGPARTLPWSTLQKVAIPPFTAAIKAGAPAIMVSNNVVPGLGTNPASLSPTVISSELRGKLGFKGLVVTDSLSAKAISAAGFSLDTAAVQALRSGADMVMFDLGGNVGSQTSSIATAITNAVAGGHLARSRLIDAAGHVLAVRHVNLCS from the coding sequence ATGAATCTCCCGTCGTACCGTGACCGCAGAACAACGACAGCACCGCCGCCGCTCCCCGGCCGGGCCGGGAACGCGCGAATTCTGGGCACCGCCGCCGTGGCGGCGATGCTCCTGGCGGGCTGTGGCACGAGCGCCCCCGAGGCGGCCCCGCACTCCAGCGGCCCCGCCCCGTCCGCCGCGCCTTCCTCGCCCCGTCCGTCCCTCGCCCCGGACCTCTCCACCGCCGCCACCGCCACCGCGTGCACCAACAGCACGAAGCTGGCCGGGTGGTCGAACCGCCGGCTGGCCATGCTGACCGTCGCCGTCCCGGTGTCGGAGACCTCGGTGTCCGACGTCACCTCCGAGGTGAGCGCCGGTGCGGGCGGCGTGCTGCTGTTCGGTGGCAAGGCGCCGTCGGACCTCGGCTCCAGGCTGACCACACTGAAGACGCATGTACCGGGCCATCTGGGCCTGTTGGTGATGACCGACGAGGAGGGCGGTGGCATCCAGCGCATGGCGAACCTCGTCGGTTCCCTGCCCTGGGCCGCCTACATGGGCACGCACTGGACCCCGGCACAGATCCAGCAGAACGTCACCAAGGTTGCGACCAGGATGGCGGCCGCCCAGGTGAACATGGACCTCGCTCCGGTGGTCGACGTCGACGGCAGGAACGTGCCCCCCAGCAAGACCAATCCCGACGGTTGGCGGTCCTTCAGCGGCAGCACCTCGGTGGTCTCCAAGGCCGGTGTCGCGTACATGAACGGGTTGCGCGCCGGAGGTGTGACAGCCGTTGTCAAGCACTTCCCGGGCCTCGGCGGCTCCAGCTACAACTCCGACTTCGGCCCCGCCCGCACCCTGCCCTGGTCCACCCTGCAAAAGGTGGCCATCCCCCCGTTCACCGCGGCCATCAAGGCCGGCGCCCCGGCCATCATGGTCTCCAACAACGTCGTGCCGGGCCTGGGCACCAATCCGGCGAGCCTGTCCCCCACCGTCATCAGCTCCGAGCTGCGCGGCAAACTGGGCTTCAAGGGGCTGGTGGTCACCGACTCCCTCAGCGCCAAGGCGATCTCCGCGGCCGGCTTCAGCCTTGACACCGCCGCCGTCCAGGCCCTGCGCTCCGGCGCCGACATGGTCATGTTCGACCTGGGGGGCAACGTCGGCTCCCAGACCTCCTCGATCGCCACGGCGATCACCAATGCGGTGGCCGGCGGACACCTCGCCCGCAGCCGCCTCATCGACGCGGCGGGGCACGTCCTGGCCGTCCGACACGTGAATCTCTGCTCCTGA
- a CDS encoding DUF5925 domain-containing protein: MSANPHDALPIRLHVDDSDSPSDVVDALFLGRFATGEQPYSHAANIDRVRSGATLLPEGARVLRVARDDDRSATLAEGDGWTLLVSRWNRGADVTVTATSAELAKDVLHRATDGAADEPEPQPENVTMGFWYVSPRRGPHRTTRQISAGTWDEVRPNYTAPVAEAMDRLMKTTPEDIAGRLLLLHGPPGTGKTSALRTLARSWRDWCQVDCVLDPERLFSDVGYLMDIAIGEEDSAGKGRWRLLLLEDCDELIRGEAKHTAGQALSRLLNLTDGLLGQGRNVLVGVTTNEDLERLHPAVVRPGRCLARIEVGPLTRPEAVSWLGSEEGVGREGATLAELYALRRGTAPTSVPGARDAADAGLYL, translated from the coding sequence ATGTCTGCGAACCCACACGACGCTCTGCCGATCCGGCTCCACGTCGACGACTCCGACTCGCCGTCCGACGTCGTCGACGCGCTGTTCCTCGGCCGCTTCGCGACGGGCGAGCAGCCGTACTCGCACGCGGCCAACATCGACCGGGTGCGCTCCGGCGCGACCCTGCTGCCGGAGGGCGCCCGGGTGCTGCGGGTCGCCCGCGACGACGACCGCAGCGCGACCCTCGCCGAGGGCGACGGCTGGACGCTGCTGGTCTCGCGCTGGAACCGCGGCGCCGACGTCACCGTGACCGCGACCAGTGCCGAACTGGCCAAGGACGTCCTCCACCGGGCCACGGACGGCGCGGCCGACGAGCCGGAGCCGCAGCCGGAGAACGTGACCATGGGCTTCTGGTACGTCTCCCCGAGGCGCGGCCCGCACCGCACCACCCGGCAGATCTCCGCGGGCACCTGGGACGAGGTCCGGCCCAACTACACCGCGCCCGTGGCGGAGGCGATGGACCGCCTGATGAAGACGACGCCGGAGGACATCGCGGGCCGCCTGCTGCTTCTGCACGGTCCGCCGGGCACCGGCAAGACCTCGGCCCTGCGCACGCTGGCCCGCTCCTGGCGGGACTGGTGTCAGGTGGACTGCGTCCTCGATCCCGAGCGGCTGTTCTCCGACGTCGGCTATCTGATGGACATCGCGATCGGCGAGGAGGACAGCGCGGGCAAGGGCCGCTGGCGTCTGCTCCTGCTGGAGGACTGCGACGAACTGATCCGCGGCGAGGCCAAGCACACCGCGGGCCAGGCCCTGTCCCGGCTGCTCAATCTCACCGACGGCCTGCTCGGCCAGGGCCGCAACGTGCTGGTGGGGGTCACCACCAACGAGGACCTGGAGCGCCTGCACCCGGCCGTGGTCCGCCCCGGCCGCTGCCTGGCCCGCATCGAGGTGGGTCCGCTGACCCGGCCGGAGGCGGTGAGCTGGCTCGGTTCCGAGGAGGGCGTCGGCCGGGAGGGCGCGACGCTGGCCGAGCTGTACGCGCTGCGCCGGGGCACGGCGCCCACGTCGGTGCCGGGGGCGCGGGACGCGGCGGACGCGGGCCTGTATCTGTAG
- a CDS encoding DUF72 domain-containing protein, with protein MTLFVGTSGWQYKDWRDIVYPAGVPTRLWLEEYTRLFSTVEINNAFYRLPSRENFEAWRDRVPADFTVAVKASRYLTHIKRLKDPAEPVDRLMSHAAGLGDRLGPVLLQLPPTLRADPPLLDVCLACFPPRTRVAVEPRHDSWWTHEVRGVLESRGAALCWADVQAHPVTPLWRTADWGYVRFHEGRARPWPRYGHRCLETWVDRVATTWSDTHDVYAYFNNDPGGAAVEDAVTFGKAARRAGLRVTRTPEPAELR; from the coding sequence ATGACCCTGTTCGTCGGCACGTCGGGGTGGCAGTACAAGGACTGGCGGGACATCGTGTACCCGGCGGGGGTTCCGACGCGGCTGTGGCTGGAGGAGTACACGCGGCTCTTCTCCACGGTGGAGATCAACAACGCGTTCTACCGTCTCCCCTCCCGGGAGAACTTCGAGGCCTGGCGGGACCGGGTGCCCGCGGACTTCACCGTCGCGGTCAAGGCCAGCCGCTACCTGACCCACATCAAGCGTCTGAAGGATCCCGCGGAACCGGTCGACCGCCTGATGAGCCACGCGGCGGGCCTGGGCGACCGCCTGGGCCCGGTCCTCCTGCAGCTCCCGCCGACCCTGCGCGCGGACCCGCCCCTGCTGGACGTCTGCCTGGCCTGCTTCCCGCCCCGTACGAGGGTCGCGGTCGAGCCGCGCCACGACTCCTGGTGGACACATGAGGTGCGCGGGGTGCTGGAGTCCCGGGGCGCCGCCCTGTGCTGGGCGGACGTCCAGGCCCACCCGGTGACCCCGCTGTGGCGCACCGCCGACTGGGGCTACGTCCGCTTCCACGAGGGCCGGGCCCGGCCCTGGCCGCGCTATGGCCACCGCTGTCTGGAGACCTGGGTGGACCGCGTCGCGACGACCTGGTCCGACACGCACGACGTGTACGCGTACTTCAACAACGACCCGGGCGGGGCCGCGGTGGAGGACGCGGTGACGTTCGGGAAGGCGGCGAGGCGGGCGGGGCTGAGGGTGACCCGGACACCGGAGCCCGCGGAACTCCGGTAA
- a CDS encoding GNAT family N-acetyltransferase — protein sequence MTDNEIRLAVEGDVPAVKAVTDAAYQHYIERIGVVPQPMEADHAANVAAGKVFVLGEPVIGLVVIEAHDDHLFLDSVAVRPDAHGKGAGRRLLEFVDARARALALPEVRLYTNAMMWENQQIYPRFGYEVVERRVDGPYDRIHYRKRPA from the coding sequence ATGACCGACAACGAGATACGGCTCGCCGTGGAGGGCGACGTACCCGCCGTGAAAGCCGTCACCGACGCCGCCTACCAGCACTACATCGAGCGCATCGGGGTGGTGCCGCAGCCCATGGAGGCGGACCACGCGGCGAACGTCGCCGCGGGCAAGGTGTTCGTCCTCGGGGAGCCGGTGATCGGGCTCGTCGTCATCGAGGCTCACGACGACCACCTGTTCCTCGACAGCGTCGCCGTCCGCCCCGACGCGCACGGCAAGGGGGCGGGGCGGCGCCTGCTGGAGTTCGTGGACGCACGCGCGCGTGCGCTCGCACTGCCCGAGGTCAGGCTCTACACGAACGCGATGATGTGGGAGAACCAGCAGATCTATCCGAGGTTCGGTTACGAGGTGGTGGAGCGGCGTGTCGACGGGCCGTACGACCGCATCCACTACCGGAAACGGCCGGCCTGA